The region TTATAAAATATCCACCCTCCAGATTCCTTATATGTATTTTAACTGTGTGTTTTTAGCTTCTCAAATAAGATGACATTTATGATGAGAAATTGTACATCTTAACATCCTTATTATATAAAATAATCCCAAATTAAGAGGTACTTTATCATTTTAATTTGCATTGGTTTTAGCTTGTTACCTGTTAAACCAGCCAGACGACAGCTCCATAATCTAACAATATTTGCAGCGTTCACATCAGAATCAACAGTattgtcatgtttttttttaatcaacgcGTCAGTTTGTGTTTGTAATTACAACTGACTTTCATCAGACGCCAATCTGACTCCATCTGTCTCATCGTCAGAACGATTTTGCTCGGAGGAGAGAAGTTATTGGACTGTTTTTCCACGCTAACCCTGTGTGCTCACCCTGCTTCTGTTACCCCGCGATGCCTTCACTGTCCTTCGTGTAAAGACAAAAGCTCATATGAATTCTGATGGTTTCACTTGATTTATGACCCATACATGCAGATTTAATCAGGAAAAAAGATCCCTGTACCTATTTTCAGTGGCTAATTATTTTGCCACTAAAATAATTTGTCgctgaagtttaaaaaaaaaaaaaaatcctttataaaagtaaaataataaaaattacTAATTAATTTACCTGCAAACCATAGCTGAGAGGACATAACAGCACAAAAATGgatgatgtaaaaaaaagatgaaCACCTTTATATTTGAATCTATGATCTATAATCTAAACCCCTGATTACTGAGTCGGGTTATCAGCAGCGGAAATTGACTGTTGTGATCGTCTCAATTGTTTGACCTGGAGGAGAAGTGAACGTCTTCTCTTCTGAAACTGTCTGTGTCCAAACTAAAATGATCCCTTCTgttgaaaaaaaacatgtctttACTTGCTGTAAAGACAAGCACATGTGGGGTGACTCTCCTTTTTGAATGAAGCGTTTGTATGCTAATGTGTTTTAAATCGAAATAACATAAATAACGGTGAACTCAATAAGATGCCCCCTGTGTTTCCCAGGCTCAGGTTGAGGCTAAAAAGGAACATGAAGGCGCTGTCCATCTGTTAGAGGTGAGCGTTGGATGGGGTAAAATCTGGTTGCTCGTCTTCTTTgcagaactgaactgaactgtgTAAATGTTCTTTCACAGTATTGTTGGATTTTTAGCTTGTGTGAATACTTCACGGCTTTATTCTGCTTCGTTTCTTGACTGAatgggtgtgtgtttatgcttaTACAGAACCACTTGGACAGCATGCAGGTAtttcagcagtttttttttatttacttctCTTTTTAAATATCAAGCGTGTCGTCAGAAAGATGACGCCACTGTACTCACGGATGTTTAGACCGATTTATGGTCATTTAATATATAACTACAAGCAAACTGCTTCTCATCTAGAACGTAACAGCAGGATGGAAGTTATTTCATGTGAAATTTGAGCTGCTttgttaaaatataaataaataaatgcaatttTTGCCAACTCGGCTGTCTCCATTTCCAATCAAAGCAAGTTCAGAGGTggcgtgggggagggggggggactttcTGCTTCAATgcgaaaaaaaataaattaaaaagatgTTAAAACCTGATTCAAAGATTCAAAAATACAGAATATGGACGTACTTCAAATAAGCACGAGTGTCTGGTGTGTCACTGAATCACAGCCCATCTGCACATTCCAGGCAGACAAGTTTACTTTACACATTTCTGTGTCTCCATTTCAAAATTGTTTTGCGAATTTTCTGCTCACTTCCAAAATCCCAAAAGGTTGTAAGATTCAGGGATCCAGCTGAGCTTGGAGAAAATGTGATTGGTACATTGACGTGACATATGTAGCCTCATATACTCGCTCTGCATCATGCCTGCTGTAAATGATGTCTTAAATCAGGCTCTGCAGCGGCTTTCGGCTGTAAGGGAACATGGATTGAATACGCAGGAATGGCTTCATATTTGGAGAATTGTCCATATTCCCACCATCCTGCAGTGGTGGACTGTGATTTATGGGCGGATACAGTTCTTTTCTTCGCAGTTCAAGTGTTTCAGTGTTCTTGTCTGTGTAGCTGCTGAGGCAGCAAGAACGTCAGTTTATTGATGTTCAGGACGGCTGTTTGAAGCAGATCgagacaaaagaaaatcaaacgCTGTAATTtcataataatatataatgCTGCGATGGAATATTCAGCCGGAATACTTAATGTTTTTCCTCATAAGATCACAtataatctaaaataattaaaaatcgAATAAACTCTGCATTTACCTAACCTAGTGGTGTGGTATGCTCGCCATTGTCAAAGACAATGTGACTCCGTGTGTGGTGTCATTGCATGTCTGGTCTCACACACTCGTGTAAAGCTGTGAACCTGCCATACAGCTGAGAACTGTATGACGCTGTTCCATCGAATGCCTTCTAATTCACCGTTTCTACCTTCTAGAGGAGTGTCTTTGGTGTGATAACAGCATGTTCTGCCCAGAAATAGCCAGTCTGCATGATGTGGAAACCTAACAGTCTTAGCAACAGTCTcattgtgtgttggggggtACGAAAAAAATTCCACGGTGGCTCGTTGCCATTCACAGCAACTGGTTCCCACTGATTCCAGTTTGTATCTAAAAGAGACCACTAACTATGAATAAAAGAGCTTAAACAATGAAAATAGACATTAAGTAATGATTCTGGAGCACCTGGAATTTTCTGTATGCTCGCCCATTCGTTCAACTCATCCACGTTGGTTTCCAGTTTTCAGCTTTTTCACTTTTAGTTTTCAGTGTTTCTGTATCAAATCCCATGAAAAGACCATAACGAGGAATATTGTCTATTATGTCAGCCTTCAAGTGCAAAATTGGCTCATACAGTCATGGGGAAAAATGAGGACACCCTACAAAaactttgcatgtgtgtgtttctatataTGTTGGGAGGTAAACATGCAATAAACCCCTCTGaaagtgtggaggagggggtcaACCTGGAGGCAGACGTGTGTGGCGGACTGGGCAATGTTTCAAGAAGCATCtcacagaaggggggggggggggggataatagCCACTATTAGCATAGAGGCTGGGCTAAACGTTCCTATGTTAGAAGCCAAAGTTCTGTTGAGGTCCTCTCTTATCTTCTCCATAAATCAACAAAACCAGATTAGACATTGATCagtgaacatttttaaaataagtgACTAAATATTTAACACGGTGTCCTAGTTTTGCCACATGACTCTACGTCTACCGTTACCTGCCTCAAAGATTAAAGTTTGATACGCTTGTCAAGGACAAACCTGTGATGCTGGTTGATCTAATGAAATTTAAATTTTTGTGCGTTTGGTCTTTTTTAAAGGATTACTTAATGTGAGAGGAAGGTTTGAGTGTCGTCAGCCTGCCCGACTCTCTGTGGTTGAATCTACCTGAAATTGTGTGTAATATACTCAGTATTGTCAGTTCTGGTAGCTGTGCATGTGACTGGTATGTGGACCCTGACGTGGTAGCAGTTGGAACAACTGCTGCTATGGGCATCAACTGCTGGCGTTTGCCTCTTTCTTACCATGTATACAAGTGTCTGTGTGCTCAGATGTTCAGCCAGGCTTGATTTTCTTCATTGCTTTCCTGCCCATTTCcccatttttctcctcctgtctatcttccttcctgcctgatgatcccccccccccctccctagGCCAAAGTTCGTGAGCTGGAGGAAAAATGTCGGACTCAGAGTGAGCAGTTCAACCTGCTGTCCAAAGAGCTGGAGAAGTTCCGACTCCACGCTGGAAAGTTTGATATCCTCAGCACTGAGCCCTTAACTGTATGTGAATCTCCCGGCTCACCCAATAAATCTCTCTCACAGCTCCTAAATGGACTGGCTGCCCCCACAGGGAAAGGTAGGATCATCCAGCCTTCTTACAAACCTTCATCTTCAACCCTGCGTCCTTATTTCAAGGCTGCAGTGTGACTATTGGATCATGACTTATTGGCgaataaaaataatttgaaataataataataatagcaatacaTTTTTTGTCAAATTGTATTCTTTCCATATATGTTTATTTTCAAGGATGTTACAAAATACTGATTCAAGTTGCTTGTTGGGTTTTCTAcaccatttgtgtttttataatTGTGATCTAATAATGAGGAAAATGGACAAGTGACCTAATCAGTCCATGATTGAATTAAATATAAGGATGTTCAGAGCAtcagtaaccatggcaacgtTTTCTCCTGAAACCTCCATGAAAAGTGACACGAGACATGATTGAAGAGCTAAAGTCCAGCTATTGTGATGGAGGATCTAATGGAAGGTTCTGTTTACTTCACAGGCAATGAGGCGCCCATGAGTAGATCTTTGATATCAGAGTTCATTCGGCCGCTCCAGATCAGTGGAGACAAGCCGGAACTCCTCTCTGTCAAGCCAACATTCCTGACTCGCAGCCGAGCTGGGAGCCCAGCACGGGCGTTCCTCTCTGAGGTAGCTAACAGTGTTTGCTTGCATCCCACATGGATTTGGCTTTATTTACGCTTCTCTTTTTTACAAATTTATGgacacagaaacaaatgagCTTAGTGCTGCTGCACAAAGGCTGAGTCCAAATATTctgactggagctggagctgtggtggAGAAGAAGCCTCGGTAATTTGCATAGTTTCTCCCAGTTTAGACAAATCAAATCCTGTAGTCAGCAACAGCAGGAATGgcttaaataaataatcctgCAGTCTTTGATCTGGGATTTATCCGAATATGTCAAGTGATCATAACAAATATGTGTGGTGTGCTCTGAGGGTTTGTAGGTGGTCTTAAATGTTGGCATTGAGCGATGACAACAGGACACAGAAGTGTTTGCTCATCGCCAAAAGTATTGGGACACCCCTCCAGTTAATTGAACTCAGGTGTTCCAGTCACTTCCCTGCGCACAGGTGTATAAAAGACACATACCACGTTTCAGAGCACGATCAACGGATGATGAGGAGGGTGCAGAAATCACCAACGGGCCTTTTAAGTTTGTGTGGCTTTCAGAATGCACACAGACCTCCATGGAATGGGTGTTCATGGCCGAGCTGTAAAGTAAAGCATGCTGTTTTTGGGCTCTAGAACAGTGGAAACGTGTTCTTTGTGACGACTAATCAAGGTTTTTTTTACTTGATGGGACAATTTCATGTTCCCAACAGCtgcacaaaagaaacaaaacaacaatcaCATTAAGAAAGCCTTCTCAGAATAGTTAAGCCTGTTAATGCTGCAAAGGGCCAAGTTCATATTGAACCCTGCAAATGAAGAATGGCATGTCATTAAATTTCAGAAGGCAGAAGCCCCAGTACTTTGGGTGAGAAAGGGTTATCTGACGATCTGTAATATTATGAATTCTTTACTTTTGCTTTGTGTGGGGCAGAAGGGGAGCTTTATTGTCAGTGATTTAAAGCATTTTCTGTTGACTTCGGATTtcaataaaagcacattttttgCCATCTCTCCATTACTGATCAATTAATTGGATCAGGAGTTCACGTGCTTCCATGCTGATAACGTAACATACCTCATGCTCTGTTGTTATCTTATACTGCAACTTCCTTTTGTGCGTAAAGAAGTTCCAGATGTTTGGGTTATACTGTGTTGTTGTCACATGCCAACCAGGGTGttaaattattgtaatttttttaGACATTTGCCTGACATAACACAGCAcatcaaatttaaaaatatgatATGATCTGTCTTTTCCTTTATCTTCATCTAGATGGACAAAAATCTCAGTTCATCTACAAGGTCCAAACCCAGGTTCACAGGGAAGGTTCGCCTGTGTGTTGCCCgatataggtgtgtgtgtgtgtgtgtgtgtgtctgtgagtgtgtctgtgtgtgtgtgtacaaacaTATGTGTGTAAACAAAACAGtaattttataataataatatttctgtcatgtttttttttaacttctctGGTAGTTACAACCCTTATGATGGGCCAAATGAGCATCCTGAAGCagagctccccctggtggctggaAAGTACCTCTACGTTTATGGGACAATGGATGAAGACGGCTTTTATGAAGGTCTGGCCTGTTTTGATATTTCTAACCCTAAATTTCAACCAGATCCAACTTTAAgccatgattatgttgcagtttttatttgaatttcatgTGCTCTCGGTATCTACTGGTCATGTTTGTGGTTTAGAATAAGCTGATACATTTTCATATTATAGTTTTTGTGGGATGTTCCTGTGTGGTCCAGATCAAAGTAGCTTCTCCATGTTCAAGTGTGCCTTGTATTCTGGCATGGAAGTAACTGACACTGTTGTGCGGCCACCACAACAATTGAATCTGGGGATAATTTGGAGTTAGTGTCATTGTTCACAATCAAATCTGTCCTTTTGGGTTCTCAGGGGAGCTGCTGGATGGACAGCGGGGACTTGTCCCATCCAATTTTGTGGATTTTGTCCAAGATGAGGAGAAGCCCTCTGTCCAACAAAGAGACACGTTAACTAAAGAGCCTGGCTACCTCAATCATAGTAGCCTGGGACCTCAGAAACTGGGAGCAAGCACAGCAACCCCCACAAGCATCAGCAGCCTGCTGTCTGACAGTAAACTAGAGTGTCTTACATCCAGCAGTTTGGGCATGGACCTGCTGGGCTCCACCAGCAATGGAACAGGAACCTTGGATGTGAACATCGATGAAGTTGGTGAAGACATCGTGCCTTATCCCCGACGCATCAACTTGATTAAACAACTTGCCAAGAGCGTGATCATTGGCTGGGATCCGCCCGTGGTGCCACCGGGTTGGGGCTCAATCAGTGGCTATCATGTCCTGGTGGACAGTGAAATACGCATGAGTGTTCCCTATGGAGGTAGAACAAAGTCTCTTATTGAGAAGCTGAATCTTGCAACCAACACCTACCGTATCTCAGTACAGAGCATTACGGACCGAGGGCTGTCGGATAAGTTGCGGTGCACTATGCTAGTGGGAAAGGATGTGGTAGTAGCACCTTACTACCTGCGGGTGGATATCATCACGCAGAGCTCTGCTGAGCTCTCCTGGATGCCCAGCAACAGCAACTATAGTCACACTATTTTCCTCAATGGGGCGGAGTATGACATGATCAAAGCAGGGGGCTACAATTACAAATTCTTGAACTTAAAGCCAATGACAGTTTACAAGGTGAAGGTTGTGGCGTCGCCACATCAGGTGCCTTGGCAGCTTCCAATGGATCAAAGGGACAAAAGGGAAATTTCTGTGGAGTTCTGCACTCAGCCTTCAGGTTAGTGGTCTTTGTCTACCTCATCTCTACGTTACAGCACCTTTTCACAGTTTGCTGTGTTTAGCATAGTATAGGACAGCTGTGGCGTGCCCGCAATTGCCTAACCCTCACGTTGGTCGGGTTAAGAGGGCGTGTCAGGCTGACGCATTGTCAATCTACTTAGGAGGATGAAATGGTGACAATATAATCTTATTTAGCATTACACTGAGACAATCATGAAAACAGGGTTCAAGGAGGTGGCAAAAACTTGGTCAAACATAACAGAGGGTTAGAGAAGTGTAGCTGAAATTTGAATATATTCTAAAGACAATTGGGCTGTATTAAGTTATGGCACCTGAAATAATGGTTTGTGGAGGCACTGGATCATGCTGActttatttctgtgttttctgtatGTCCactagaagaagaagaagctgattGATTGCATTCTTTGGTATCAAATAAATTAGTTATTATGGCTATTATTGgtgttaaaaaaatattgtgTCTACTACAGAAATCGAAACCATCCACAtaataaaatgtcaaattctTTGTTTCAAGTAAAGCTTTAATAGTTTGTATCTATTGTATCAACATTGAGCAGTTTAAAAAGTTTCATGTCATAATTTGAAGTTAAGAAAATAATCCTTAAATGCACATGTTTGTTTGAGGTGCACTTTTCCCCCAAATGACAAGAGAAAGGAAACAATCAAATATCTCCTGTTGTATGTAAGAAGTGCAGTTTTCCATAGAACATAATCAAGTTTAAACAGACACAACCACCAGCGTGTTTTACCCTTTGACTTCATCTGGCCGTTCTCTctgactgcagggaagcagcaGTCGTGCACAGATGGGTATGTGGTTTAGTATGCAGGCAGCCTGCACAGACCGTGAAAGTGGCATACTGTGTATTTTTGGTGCTTCATATAGCACAGCGTTGTTGCCCTACAGCAAATGTCTGCTAGTTTTTCACCCATCTGATACGTACACACAGGGAGGCTGCTTAAACTGGGCCGGAGATGCCCCaccttttgattttctttccccTACGCTTTGGATATTTAACATAATGCGAGACACAGAACGGTTCTGTGGCAGGAAAAGTTCCCTGTCATTCTGCTATGAAGAGTTATTGAATATGTGCAGCTGAGACTGCTGAGGTCTTTCTATTCTTTAGTTTATTCCATAGTCTGAAATGTCTGAATCATTATTAAGCTTTCTTCTTTACTTCATTTTTATGCAATGTATATGTTGGTCCCCAGggccccctctccctccccaggaGGTGCAGGTCCAATGTGGCCAGTCGCCAGGGTTCCTGCAGGTCAGATGGAAGCCACCACTTTTGACATCTTCAGGAACCTCAAATGGTGCCAGTGTGATTGGCTACGCTGTGTGTACAAAGGGACAAAAGGTACAACAGGACATTTCATTATGTCCTACACGAGAGCTGCTCTTTGCGTTCGTTCAATCCAGGAATAGCACTCtactgccatctgctggacaaATGATATAACCAGCAATCCAAGTAAAGAAATGCTGCGTTATTTACGATTAAATAGAGCGGTGACCGGCTTGATTCTGAATATAGATGGAATGCACATATGAATGTATGGTCTGTCTGTACAAAAGAAACCATCCATACTTGCATGATACAACTGTTCACAACTTCACACAATGAAAAAGTGGTCATCAGGCTACATAATATACTATTTACTTGAATTTTAAGTTGAATTTTACTCTGGATACGCTGCTATGCTGTATACCAGTGGAAATGCTTGTGTTTTGACTACTCCCTTTATGAATGCAGATAGCAGAGGTCTTATACCCCACGGCCGACTGTGTGACCGTGGAGATAAACAGGATTCAGTGCCTGGAGGCCAGAGAAGTCATTGTAAGGACGTTGTCAACGCAAGGAGAGTCCCAGGACTCATCTGTAGCTTTCATCCCTCATAACCTCATAGGCTCTCCCCAACTGTCTCACAGAACTACTGCACCTCCCCACCCTGCCCCCCAGGCATCGCCCCACCccgtacacacacaaacccacccTCCCTACCCATCCACATATCCACCAACTCACCCTCAGCCCCAGATGCAGCCCGGACCTCGAGCCCAGCGCCACACACTGCCCCACACGCAGTCAGGCCatcatccacctcctccagcctcatcGCAGCCTCATTTCCTGCGCCATTCCATGCCCAAATCCAAACCGTTACTAAGTGCCAGAGAGTCAGAAACCAAAGAACATGATGCAGGACTGCGATCGGCCCAGCCCTGGGAGCGATGCCCCTCACCACTGCCTCCTATGTGCGGGCACAACCTGGAGCCACCACACTTTACAGCAAGGCGATCACCCTCCCCTCAGAGGATCCTGCCACAGCCTCAGGGAGTTCCTATTCCCAACACCATCGCCAAAGCCATGGCCAGGGAAGCTGCTCAGAGAGTGTTTGCTGAGGGTAACAGAGTGAGTGGTTACCTATGCTACCTGAGTGTGTGCCCTGTTGCTATTAATCCAAGAGCAAATCTAATGCTGatgttaaatattaatatttctaAGACAAAATATGGAACTTTTTTTGCCAGGCTGAGAAAAGGAATATCTTCAGTGAGCGGGGTGACACACTGCAGCCTCTCAACtctgacgaggaggaggacggctACGACTCCCCACACGCGAGAAGGAGAGGAGCCTCTGTAGACGAATTCCTCCGAGGCTCTGAGCTGGGCAGACAGGTACGGAACACACAGAACGCTCCATGATTGAAACAACTAAAGGTCCCATTTCTCTATTACTAGTAGTCCGACTGAGCTAACTGTCCTCAACTCAGCTGTGGTTGGAGAAGATCCCTCTATCGTTCCTGCTGATCCACTGTCAGTGTAACGGGGATACTTAAACATCCTTTTAGGAgccaaggagaggagaggagaggagaggagaggagaggagaggagaggagaggagaggagagaagagaacaggagaggatcatgtttctggaccccagcagcctcgcccagcagcataactaagatgttaacttaATAGTTAGTCTGTCTAGAATAATAGCTGGAACGACACAGTTACCGTACTATATGCTGTGAATTATATACTTTACTGTATTGTACATGTTGGTGCTGCTTATCTTGGTGAACTAAACACTAATACAGTATTTCAATTAAATCTGTGGATGGAAATGCCAGAACTTTGAAGGCTGCAGCGCCCTCTAGAGGCACGCCTGAGAGAGTAGAATACCAGGACTTTTGTCCAGCATCCATCATAAAGTGAACAAAACTCTGAACTGTtccacagcagcatcatcatccacatcatcatcatcactacagCTACAGTGAAGAGTACCACACAGAGAGCAGCCGGGGTTCGGACCTGTCTGACAtcatggaggaggatgaggaagagctcTACTCTGAGATGCAACTGGAGGAGGGCCGCAGGCGCAGTATTAACTCTCACAACACTCTTAAGGTACATGTCCCTCACTTTCAGTGGAAGGGCAAGATAGTGGTGGTAAAGAAAGTTTATTGAAGGAGGGCTTTTACCGTTAGGAGGGGTAGCTGCTCACGGGCGCTACGTTCAGGCCCACAGTGGCTTTGCGTGTCTGAGCGCGTCCCCGGCATCACCAGCCTCAGGCTGCTGGCACCAGCATCGCTTCTTCACCTCGCCCCTCCGGCACTGCTTTATCATTCAAGGCTGAGCTCATTGGAATGGCTTAACATAAATACAGATacagcaggagaggcagaatGAGAAAAGATGCCAGTCACATTTTGagattttgcttttaaaacgtGTTTTGCATTTTGTACTTTTGTAATCTTTCGTCTCAAAGTCGAATGCAATTTTCCAGTGTGAACTTGGTGTCATGTGAAACGGTTATAGAGCGCAAAAGACATGTGGGAATCTCATTTAAGTGAGTACTTAAATGGAAATATACATTTTGGTTATGTCTCTCATGTCTTACTTCTTTTGGATGGTCAGCGTGAAGCATTCTATCATTCTCGTGTCTTCATTTCAGTGGGCATGTGTAGATGTTCTGTCACCTTATCTCAGGTACCTGTTAATGTATTTACCATCCCCTGCAAAACTGTATATTTCCTTTCTTACAACACCAAAAAGTTAGGGCAAACTTTGCTCCCTTAGAGTTTCTAAGCCTTTTAAAACAGATTTCATGAACAATTTGCATGTAGAAACTTTCTACTGAGCCACAGCAGACAGAAATCACTCGTAGATGAGCATATTTATTGCTTCTCTGTTctatagatttaaaaaaaaaaagaaaaaagaaatacataTAACATATggttttgttctatttttaggtGAATGAAATTCTAACTTTAAGTGAatgggtttggtttttttttgggaatCTGCAAttttgaaatgtatttaaaaaccaaatatTTCATTCCAACATAATTTCATGACGTCAACTCCTCCACAACCCACTCTGGCCCAACAGTTCCTAAATATATTGATCATTAAAAGCTTGTTAGAATGTTATGGTGTTGATGCTAGGTCTTTTTGTCCACCTGATCTTGTTCGATCACTGACTTGACCATCGTCTACAtgttttcagctgtttctcACATGTGATGCCGCTGAGAATATTTCCGATTTCTGACagcagtattttctttttctccatttttatttcCACATATTCATGGTTGTTTCACTCCATCCCACACGTGAGCCTTCACAGATTCCTGGTCAGAGCATGTCATTTCTTCTCATGGGATTAAAAATGCATGTATTACTACATTGGCACAAATAACTaattctgtctttattttgtcttcccccatttgttttattcacatcTGTGTTGTTTCCTGCCTGTTCTAAAACCTACAAAACCGTTTCCACCCCTCTATTCACAAAAATGTAAACCGATGCTTTCGACTTGAACTTAACGCTGATTCTGTGGACCTTTGGCTCGTGCTTTGCGACTGAAGGCGTACTACAAGCGGCAAGATTTAGCTGAGGAACGGGTCTGCTGGGACCTCCAGAGGGAGGTGGTGAAGCAGAAGTCCATGCGCAGCAAGCGTCTCCACAGCATCCCCGAGGTggctgaggaggacctggatggTGTGGATGGCATGGGCCAGCACCTTTGTTCTGAAGATAGAGGGCATCCCAGAGCACCACACGCTCAGCGGAGGCTGTTTCCCAGCAACACCAACAGGAATTACCGCCATCTGCAGCGGCAGCGCTCCTCCCCTCGCTTCAGTAACAGCCGCTTCTGCTACAACCCTGAGGAGTGGAGTCTGGGACATCCTGACCGCCAGAACACCAAGAGTCCCGACAGTGGTTTGGACTGTGGCAGCGAAGAAGAAGGCTCTTTAGGACGGGGTCACCGCGGGTATTACATCCATGGGAGCCATATGCGGGGACCCGTGCACATCATCCACTGTGAAGGGCCAGTAGAAAGGCGTGCACTGGCTATGGGTCGGAAAAGAACATTGATGCGGCAGTGCAGTGTGGAGGAAGAACTCTCTGATTCACCAGCAACCACAGCCAAGGTGGTGCACATGGGGGACTTAAGGAACAGGGACCAGTTTTGGCCTGGTCGGGAAGCTGGGTCAAGAAACTACTCCAGGGACGGAGAACTAATTGAGGGCAGGCTGAGCAAACTTCACAGGGTCTGTTACAGCCCCCACAGGGAGGCTAGGGCCCAGTCTATGTCCAGGGACCTGGACCACCATCTGGTGTGTGATCCACACTTTCTGCTGTACTTTCCATCAAGCCACAACCATCTCCTTAATGTTACTTTTTTTGCCACAAACCCACACCTTCTTTTCTTTGGcattttccatcttttcaaATGCACTTATGGTCAGTATTATTTATTTTGCGTGATTTTGCTTGTACTCAGAATTTCAGGTGATGTCCAATGTTGATGTGAAGCTTTCAGTTACCTAAA is a window of Takifugu flavidus isolate HTHZ2018 chromosome 5, ASM371156v2, whole genome shotgun sequence DNA encoding:
- the rimbp2b gene encoding RIMS-binding protein 2 isoform X2, which codes for MTSPGSAEHDRHLGKHVNCSVMQENMGCRKTCKVDKLLRQSQRDMVCGQRHRLPTAKKSNQIRGRDKINEVLPIHISAVQCLDSFHILEDRNQILKLCPETLSHQRLQQKLLETEISTRRKECEALEAEVKRKNQTCQTLENELQDFLEEKNHLNLKLFSSSSHKASEYAKSEYVNLKETLGAVTKERDLALLERNQLQGKLENLEQVLKHMREAAERRQQLELEHEQALAVLNAKQQEIDLLQKAQVEAKKEHEGAVHLLENHLDSMQAKVRELEEKCRTQSEQFNLLSKELEKFRLHAGKFDILSTEPLTVCESPGSPNKSLSQLLNGLAAPTGKGNEAPMSRSLISEFIRPLQISGDKPELLSVKPTFLTRSRAGSPARAFLSEMDKNLSSSTRSKPRFTGKVRLCVARYSYNPYDGPNEHPEAELPLVAGKYLYVYGTMDEDGFYEGELLDGQRGLVPSNFVDFVQDEEKPSVQQRDTLTKEPGYLNHSSLGPQKLGASTATPTSISSLLSDSKLECLTSSSLGMDLLGSTSNGTGTLDVNIDEVGEDIVPYPRRINLIKQLAKSVIIGWDPPVVPPGWGSISGYHVLVDSEIRMSVPYGGRTKSLIEKLNLATNTYRISVQSITDRGLSDKLRCTMLVGKDVVVAPYYLRVDIITQSSAELSWMPSNSNYSHTIFLNGAEYDMIKAGGYNYKFLNLKPMTVYKVKVVASPHQVPWQLPMDQRDKREISVEFCTQPSGPPLPPQEVQVQCGQSPGFLQVRWKPPLLTSSGTSNGASVIGYAVCTKGQKIAEVLYPTADCVTVEINRIQCLEAREVIVRTLSTQGESQDSSVAFIPHNLIGSPQLSHRTTAPPHPAPQASPHPVHTQTHPPYPSTYPPTHPQPQMQPGPRAQRHTLPHTQSGHHPPPPASSQPHFLRHSMPKSKPLLSARESETKEHDAGLRSAQPWERCPSPLPPMCGHNLEPPHFTARRSPSPQRILPQPQGVPIPNTIAKAMAREAAQRVFAEGNRAEKRNIFSERGDTLQPLNSDEEEDGYDSPHARRRGASVDEFLRGSELGRQHHHPHHHHHYSYSEEYHTESSRGSDLSDIMEEDEEELYSEMQLEEGRRRSINSHNTLKAYYKRQDLAEERVCWDLQREVVKQKSMRSKRLHSIPEVAEEDLDGVDGMGQHLCSEDRGHPRAPHAQRRLFPSNTNRNYRHLQRQRSSPRFSNSRFCYNPEEWSLGHPDRQNTKSPDSGLDCGSEEEGSLGRGHRGYYIHGSHMRGPVHIIHCEGPVERRALAMGRKRTLMRQCSVEEELSDSPATTAKVVHMGDLRNRDQFWPGREAGSRNYSRDGELIEGRLSKLHRVCYSPHREARAQSMSRDLDHHLIIGNSPSHGSVDHPEHSGRRMGHIGTTRQQRPIPSIEITMDSNSEGSEGNLSPNKDDVYYGSVARRRIWRSVSSEDQYDGHGGRRQGRGRRSLDDYDESEPEELTRVFVALFDYDPMSMSPNPDAADEELPFKEGQIIKVFGNKDTDGFYRAEIRDRVGLIPCNMVSEIQTEDDEMMGQLLKQGFLPLNTPVEKLVNCDRFKDGRPVNRRSRKSKRERNRRGVCQYPTSTRRMVALYDYDPRESSPNLDVEYEGSRLNEEAELTFCAGDVIIVFGQIDEDGFYYGELNGHKGLVPSNFLEEVPDDVDVYLTDSPSRYVQDTPARIKTKRVPLEKLGPTRRAASPGVRPHIPGSGQANVGPALPPGPHCICPPKRKRGLFSKGKKILQRLGAVK